In Marinomonas posidonica IVIA-Po-181, a single window of DNA contains:
- a CDS encoding homocysteine S-methyltransferase family protein, whose product MTAITILDGGMGRELERLGAPFKQPEWSALALMEAPETVKAVHQSFINSGSQVITTNSYSLVPFHIGEDVFQQRARELTHLSGKLAREAADEADHKVQVAASVAPLFGSYRADLYQADRVTEIATPIIEELAPFADLWLLETQCLMDESSRVIALIEQIDTAKKPIWVSFTLEDSEQTAEPILRSGETVIDAVKAMQKLGVDAILFNCSQPEIIGEAIELTHNVLGELGANTIQIGAYANAFPPTPKDATANDGLDELREDLTPPAYLTWVQQWQTKGASLIGGCCGIGPEHILAIKEYTQNH is encoded by the coding sequence ATGACTGCAATCACCATTCTAGATGGCGGCATGGGCCGTGAACTTGAACGTCTTGGCGCGCCCTTTAAACAGCCAGAATGGTCTGCCCTTGCCCTAATGGAAGCACCAGAAACCGTAAAAGCCGTTCACCAGTCTTTTATTAACAGCGGTTCTCAGGTGATCACCACGAACAGTTATTCTCTTGTGCCTTTTCACATAGGCGAAGACGTGTTTCAACAACGCGCCCGTGAACTGACTCACTTATCTGGCAAACTGGCTCGTGAAGCCGCGGATGAAGCTGACCATAAAGTACAAGTAGCAGCGTCTGTTGCGCCTTTATTTGGCTCTTACCGTGCCGACCTGTATCAAGCTGATCGCGTCACCGAAATCGCCACGCCCATTATTGAAGAGCTGGCCCCATTCGCTGATCTATGGTTATTAGAAACCCAATGCTTAATGGATGAATCCAGCCGTGTCATCGCTTTAATCGAACAAATCGACACCGCTAAAAAGCCTATTTGGGTATCCTTTACACTAGAAGATTCAGAGCAAACGGCAGAACCCATTTTACGTTCTGGTGAAACCGTCATAGACGCGGTTAAAGCCATGCAAAAACTGGGGGTCGACGCAATTCTATTTAATTGCAGCCAACCTGAAATCATTGGTGAAGCCATTGAATTGACTCACAATGTCTTGGGTGAACTGGGCGCGAATACGATCCAGATCGGCGCTTACGCCAACGCCTTCCCACCAACACCAAAAGATGCCACCGCGAATGATGGCTTGGATGAGTTACGTGAAGACCTAACCCCACCAGCCTACCTGACTTGGGTTCAGCAATGGCAAACCAAAGGCGCAAGCTTAATTGGTGGATGTTGTGGCATTGGGCCCGAGCACATTCTCGCCATCAAAGAATACACTCAAAACCACTGA
- a CDS encoding alpha/beta fold hydrolase: MQIPPKRILDQARLSKRNNVKILGKGEKVMILAHGFGSNQTMWRFLLPKLKRHYKIVLFDYVGSGLSDCRAYQENRYDCLDGYAQDIIEICDAFNLQDCIFVGHSISATVGWIINKQRPDLISHHIMVCPSPCFINIDDSYSGGFDMADLNALIELMSQDYLGWGQCLAPMVMGHELSVDVTQSSEEEPMVWELLNSFCATDVTFSLPFAKACFCSDNRHLLKHINRPSLILQSSNDLLVNLEVAEFMAREIPNNRLDIIESKGHCLHMTHPANVIESIKRFLEEN; this comes from the coding sequence ATGCAAATTCCCCCTAAGAGAATTCTTGACCAAGCAAGGTTAAGCAAACGTAATAATGTAAAAATACTGGGGAAAGGCGAAAAAGTCATGATATTGGCACATGGTTTTGGCTCTAATCAAACCATGTGGCGCTTTCTTCTACCGAAGCTAAAAAGACACTATAAAATAGTACTATTCGATTATGTTGGTAGTGGTTTATCAGACTGTCGGGCATATCAAGAAAACCGTTACGATTGCTTAGATGGCTATGCACAAGACATCATTGAAATTTGCGATGCTTTCAATCTCCAAGACTGTATTTTTGTCGGCCACTCCATCAGCGCTACCGTTGGCTGGATTATTAATAAACAACGGCCTGATCTGATTTCTCATCACATTATGGTATGCCCATCGCCCTGCTTTATCAACATAGATGACAGCTATTCAGGCGGTTTTGATATGGCAGACTTAAATGCCTTGATTGAGCTGATGAGTCAAGATTATCTAGGTTGGGGACAATGCTTGGCCCCTATGGTTATGGGGCACGAATTATCCGTTGATGTCACCCAATCGAGTGAAGAAGAGCCTATGGTTTGGGAGCTCCTGAACAGTTTTTGCGCAACGGATGTGACCTTTTCTTTACCCTTTGCCAAAGCCTGTTTTTGCTCGGATAACCGACACCTCTTAAAGCACATCAACCGACCTAGTTTAATCTTGCAGAGTTCAAACGATTTATTAGTGAACTTAGAGGTCGCTGAGTTCATGGCACGAGAAATCCCCAATAACCGTTTAGACATTATAGAAAGTAAGGGACATTGCTTACATATGACTCACCCAGCGAATGTCATAGAGAGTATAAAGCGCTTTTTAGAGGAAAATTAA
- a CDS encoding cation:proton antiporter, giving the protein MNAWYLICFLSALAVFIAFTNQYVLKMQTTIAITTGSVVISLLLILAVKMLGDQTALFITQVVAGIDFNQLLLKGMLGFLLFAGALEIDLTALRKQRWEITILVLFSTLVSTLIVGYLSFYIFGMLNFPVPLIYCLLFGALISPTDPIAVLAIIKQMSAPQGISIQVEGESLFNDGVGLVIFTTIFSVAFYGTEAHFVDVAELFLVDAIGGIVFGLVIAVVGHFVIINCKDINIRLLVTLTIPSAGFALANIWEISGALAMVTSGILLGNITRQKAIKRRGPDGTRYVKDFWHATDSFLNALLFLIIGMLIVTMPFSWEVIGLGLIMIPVVLFARFISVGSPYLIFKRFRHYDKHSIKILTWGGLRGGLALAMAAAIPSGEIMIKGFDLHDLIVIITYVVVIFSIIVQGLTISPLIQRSIEAAKHKTDN; this is encoded by the coding sequence ATGAACGCTTGGTATCTCATTTGCTTTCTTTCGGCTTTAGCGGTTTTTATCGCTTTTACGAACCAATATGTCCTAAAAATGCAAACCACCATCGCCATCACAACAGGCTCGGTGGTTATTTCACTACTTTTGATCCTAGCGGTGAAAATGCTTGGCGATCAAACCGCCCTGTTCATTACACAGGTGGTGGCGGGGATAGATTTTAATCAACTGCTTCTCAAAGGCATGCTGGGCTTCCTTCTTTTTGCTGGTGCATTAGAAATCGATCTAACGGCTCTGCGCAAACAACGCTGGGAAATTACCATTCTGGTACTCTTTTCAACCTTGGTTTCAACCTTGATTGTTGGCTACCTTAGTTTCTATATTTTTGGCATGCTGAACTTCCCTGTGCCATTGATCTATTGCTTATTGTTCGGTGCCCTGATCAGCCCAACAGACCCGATTGCTGTATTGGCCATCATAAAACAAATGAGTGCACCACAAGGCATTTCCATTCAAGTAGAAGGGGAATCGTTATTTAATGATGGAGTTGGCTTAGTCATCTTCACTACCATTTTTTCAGTCGCATTTTACGGGACGGAAGCGCATTTCGTGGATGTGGCGGAACTCTTCCTGGTCGATGCGATTGGCGGCATTGTATTTGGTTTAGTCATTGCCGTGGTTGGCCACTTTGTCATTATTAACTGTAAAGACATTAATATTCGCTTACTGGTGACTTTAACCATCCCATCCGCTGGGTTTGCCCTAGCAAACATCTGGGAAATTTCTGGCGCGCTGGCCATGGTAACCAGTGGTATTTTGTTGGGTAACATCACCCGCCAGAAAGCCATTAAACGTCGTGGCCCAGACGGCACCCGTTATGTGAAAGACTTCTGGCACGCTACAGATAGTTTTTTAAACGCCTTGCTTTTCCTCATCATTGGTATGCTCATCGTCACCATGCCATTCTCATGGGAAGTCATTGGACTTGGTTTAATTATGATTCCAGTAGTGTTGTTCGCGCGCTTTATCAGCGTGGGTAGCCCTTATTTAATCTTCAAACGATTCCGTCACTACGATAAGCATTCGATCAAAATTCTGACTTGGGGTGGACTCCGTGGCGGTCTTGCCTTGGCAATGGCTGCGGCAATTCCTTCTGGAGAAATTATGATTAAAGGGTTTGATCTACATGATTTAATCGTCATCATCACCTATGTGGTGGTTATTTTTTCCATCATAGTGCAAGGTTTAACCATTTCACCTTTGATTCAAAGAAGCATTGAAGCGGCTAAACATAAAACAGATAATTAA
- a CDS encoding isocitrate lyase/PEP mutase family protein yields the protein MATPSQHDLRNDFRKLLQSGKCYYTASTFDPMSARIAEDLGFEVGILGGSVASLQVLAAPDFALITLSEFTEQATRIGRVARLPIIADADHGYGNALNVIRTIVELERAGVAALTIEDTLLPAKYGHKSTDLIPLEEAVGKLKAALDARIDPAMSIIARTNAGQLTTEQTIERVKAYQAVGVDGICMVGIRDFAHLEEITQHIDIPVMLVAYGNPELADRDRLAANGVRIVVNGHAAYFAAIKATYDCLREQRGIAEGKLNASELSTRYSTLDENRVWANKYMDVQE from the coding sequence ATGGCAACACCTTCGCAGCACGATTTGCGTAATGATTTTCGTAAGCTACTACAAAGTGGTAAATGTTATTACACCGCTTCTACTTTTGACCCTATGTCAGCTCGTATTGCTGAAGATTTAGGTTTCGAAGTGGGCATCTTGGGTGGCTCGGTTGCCTCATTACAAGTATTAGCGGCGCCTGACTTTGCCTTGATTACCCTAAGCGAGTTTACTGAACAGGCGACACGTATTGGTCGTGTGGCTCGTCTGCCAATCATTGCCGATGCTGACCATGGTTATGGTAATGCATTAAACGTGATTCGTACGATTGTTGAATTAGAACGTGCTGGTGTGGCGGCGTTGACCATTGAAGATACCTTATTGCCGGCAAAATACGGTCATAAATCAACGGATTTGATCCCACTGGAAGAAGCCGTGGGCAAATTGAAAGCGGCGTTAGATGCACGAATTGATCCTGCGATGAGCATCATCGCACGTACTAATGCAGGCCAGCTAACAACAGAGCAAACCATTGAACGAGTGAAAGCCTACCAAGCGGTTGGTGTTGATGGCATCTGTATGGTTGGTATTCGTGATTTTGCACACCTTGAAGAGATTACCCAGCACATTGATATTCCTGTCATGCTGGTGGCTTATGGAAACCCCGAATTGGCTGACAGAGATCGTCTTGCAGCCAACGGCGTGCGCATTGTGGTGAATGGTCACGCAGCGTATTTCGCGGCCATTAAAGCCACTTATGACTGCCTTCGTGAACAACGAGGCATCGCTGAAGGTAAGTTGAATGCGTCTGAACTTTCAACACGTTATTCAACATTGGACGAAAACCGTGTTTGGGCCAACAAATACATGGACGTTCAAGAATAA
- the dapA gene encoding 4-hydroxy-tetrahydrodipicolinate synthase: MFHGAITALITPFRDGQLDEEALRKIVRWQIDQGINGLVPVGTTGESPTLSEHEHKRVIEITVQEANKAVPILAGAGSNNPVEAVTYSDYAYQAGADATLHVAGYYNRPNQAGLYEHFKYVHDNSKLPIILYNIPPRSIVGLEVDTMAKLAELPRIIGVKDATGDLTRPIRERALINKTFNYLSGDDVTSVAYNIGGGNGCISVTANIAPKLMAELHDLCRQGKFVEAAQLQDKLFALHSALFIEPNPAGPKYAMSLLGLCTEECRLPIVALQASTKATIKAAMEAINLI, from the coding sequence ATGTTTCACGGTGCAATTACGGCTTTAATTACCCCATTTCGTGATGGTCAATTAGACGAAGAAGCGTTACGAAAAATCGTTCGTTGGCAGATTGATCAAGGCATCAACGGCTTAGTGCCGGTTGGTACGACAGGTGAATCCCCGACTTTAAGCGAGCACGAACACAAGCGCGTTATTGAAATCACTGTGCAAGAAGCCAACAAAGCCGTCCCTATCTTAGCAGGCGCTGGCTCAAACAACCCAGTCGAAGCTGTCACCTACTCTGATTATGCTTATCAGGCCGGAGCAGATGCGACACTTCATGTGGCGGGGTATTACAACCGTCCAAATCAAGCGGGATTGTACGAGCATTTCAAATACGTGCACGACAACAGCAAATTACCGATTATCCTCTACAATATTCCACCTCGTTCGATTGTCGGACTGGAGGTCGACACCATGGCAAAACTGGCTGAGCTGCCTAGAATCATCGGCGTAAAAGATGCCACAGGTGACCTGACTCGTCCGATTCGTGAACGCGCCCTCATCAACAAAACCTTTAACTACCTAAGTGGTGATGATGTGACCAGTGTTGCATACAACATTGGTGGTGGTAATGGCTGTATTTCCGTTACCGCTAACATAGCGCCTAAGTTAATGGCCGAACTGCACGACTTGTGTCGTCAGGGGAAATTTGTCGAAGCGGCACAATTACAAGACAAACTGTTCGCTTTACACAGTGCCTTATTCATCGAGCCAAACCCAGCGGGACCAAAATACGCCATGTCTTTGCTTGGCTTATGCACGGAAGAGTGCCGCCTGCCGATTGTTGCTTTACAAGCCAGTACTAAGGCCACTATAAAAGCAGCCATGGAAGCGATTAACCTAATTTAA
- a CDS encoding LysE family translocator: protein MDLASWLSLAVICVMGALSPGPSLAVILRISVSQSAWHGALAAIAHGLGIGFWAFLTLQGLAVLMQQYQDVFSVLTVLGGLYLAWLGIKAWRYAGMSSDDSIELVSSSYFEAARDGLLIALMNPKAALFFLALFSQVIPHEMTSMIKLQLWSTVVFIDSSWYVIVALLLAGGPVLAWLKRHIVWVDRGMGSLLILLGAKVVSGIF from the coding sequence ATGGATTTAGCCAGTTGGTTATCTTTGGCGGTGATTTGTGTCATGGGCGCTTTATCTCCTGGTCCGAGTCTGGCGGTGATTCTTCGCATTTCTGTTTCTCAGTCTGCTTGGCATGGTGCATTGGCCGCGATTGCTCATGGCTTAGGCATTGGATTTTGGGCCTTTTTAACCTTACAAGGCCTAGCGGTATTGATGCAGCAATATCAAGACGTATTCTCAGTGTTAACTGTATTGGGGGGATTGTATCTTGCTTGGTTGGGGATTAAGGCTTGGCGCTACGCAGGTATGTCGAGCGATGACAGTATTGAGCTGGTGTCTTCTTCCTACTTTGAAGCGGCCCGTGATGGCTTGTTGATTGCGTTAATGAACCCGAAAGCGGCGTTGTTTTTCTTAGCATTATTTAGTCAAGTGATTCCCCATGAGATGACAAGCATGATCAAGCTCCAACTTTGGTCTACCGTGGTGTTTATCGACAGTAGTTGGTATGTGATTGTCGCCTTGTTGTTGGCAGGTGGTCCCGTATTGGCTTGGTTAAAACGTCATATTGTATGGGTTGACCGAGGGATGGGCAGTTTATTGATCTTATTGGGTGCCAAAGTCGTATCAGGAATTTTTTAA